In Natronomonas halophila, one DNA window encodes the following:
- a CDS encoding TetR/AcrR family transcriptional regulator, translating to MMTDPFESPDSTREEILAAAYRALCRHGYAPLTIEKIGAELDKSTSLVYHHYEGKDDLLLACLEFMLDRYESEFVESDIIDPKETLEAAFDEFLAPRMPAERYEFVGALVELRGQAPHDERYREQFDRSDRLFERRFANIIEAGIETGQFRAVDAESVAAMLHTLLAGALFKHATAEEESATAIRAEIDAYLEARLYD from the coding sequence ATGATGACCGACCCCTTCGAATCGCCGGATTCGACCCGCGAGGAGATACTTGCGGCGGCCTACCGGGCCCTGTGTCGGCACGGCTACGCGCCGCTGACCATCGAGAAAATCGGCGCGGAACTCGACAAGAGCACGTCGCTGGTCTATCACCACTACGAGGGCAAGGACGACCTGCTGTTGGCGTGTCTGGAGTTCATGCTCGACCGGTACGAATCCGAGTTCGTCGAGTCGGACATCATCGACCCGAAGGAGACCCTCGAAGCGGCCTTCGACGAGTTCCTCGCCCCGCGGATGCCGGCCGAACGCTACGAGTTCGTCGGGGCGCTCGTCGAACTCCGGGGGCAAGCCCCCCACGACGAACGCTATCGCGAACAGTTCGACCGGAGTGACCGCCTTTTCGAACGGCGCTTCGCCAATATCATCGAGGCCGGCATCGAAACGGGCCAGTTCCGGGCGGTCGACGCCGAATCGGTCGCTGCCATGCTCCATACGCTCCTTGCCGGTGCGCTGTTCAAACACGCGACCGCCGAGGAGGAATCGGCGACGGCGATTCGTGCGGAAATCGACGCCTACCTCGAAGCCCGACTGTACGACTGA
- a CDS encoding pyridoxal phosphate-dependent aminotransferase, translated as MDDYERPLFFHLMEYADSADRDVVDMVSGNPDWEAPEALRAGLKEYADASVDEFQYPPSEGLLELREEIAARRGVDVDRVIITNGAGEANYLAMACALKALDGDEILLTDPVYPYYHKRTEMLDATPRFVACDGEGNLDPEDVRAAASDDTAAIVVNSPNNPTGAVYGGDVKEELVSIAEDHNALLVSDEVYDHFVYDEGAFESALAFDSEQAVVTNAFSKSMAITGFRVGYAVFPEWLMDAVRTRHMLVNVAGSRPAQYAVLKALRETPAGYYEKNREMLDGRIGDFCAALDEADAQYTRPRGSFYVMARFEGFPGTLANTERLIDEAGVAGMPGDAFGDSRDDWLRFALVTPRADEAAERLAEYFS; from the coding sequence ATGGACGACTACGAGCGACCCCTCTTCTTCCATCTCATGGAGTACGCCGACTCGGCCGACCGGGACGTCGTCGATATGGTCTCGGGCAACCCCGACTGGGAGGCCCCCGAAGCGCTCCGGGCGGGCCTCAAGGAGTACGCCGACGCCTCCGTCGACGAGTTCCAGTACCCGCCCAGCGAGGGTCTGCTGGAACTCCGGGAGGAAATCGCGGCCCGCCGCGGCGTCGACGTCGACCGCGTCATCATCACCAACGGTGCCGGCGAGGCCAACTACCTCGCGATGGCGTGTGCACTGAAAGCGCTGGACGGCGACGAAATCCTCCTGACCGACCCCGTCTACCCCTACTACCACAAGCGGACGGAGATGCTGGATGCCACGCCCCGATTCGTCGCCTGCGATGGGGAGGGGAACCTCGACCCCGAGGACGTCCGCGCGGCCGCCAGCGACGACACCGCCGCAATCGTCGTCAACTCCCCGAACAACCCGACGGGTGCGGTCTACGGCGGCGACGTGAAGGAGGAACTCGTTTCCATTGCCGAAGACCACAACGCTTTGCTCGTCTCGGATGAGGTGTACGACCACTTCGTCTACGACGAGGGCGCCTTCGAAAGCGCGCTGGCGTTCGACTCCGAGCAGGCCGTCGTCACCAACGCCTTCTCGAAATCGATGGCCATCACCGGCTTTCGGGTCGGCTACGCCGTCTTCCCCGAGTGGCTGATGGATGCGGTCCGAACCCGCCACATGCTCGTCAACGTCGCCGGCTCTCGGCCCGCACAGTACGCCGTCCTGAAGGCGCTCCGTGAGACGCCGGCGGGCTATTACGAAAAGAACCGCGAGATGCTCGACGGGCGCATCGGGGACTTCTGTGCGGCGCTCGACGAGGCCGACGCCCAGTACACCCGTCCGCGCGGCAGTTTCTACGTCATGGCACGCTTCGAGGGCTTCCCCGGAACGCTGGCGAACACCGAACGCCTCATCGACGAGGCCGGCGTCGCGGGGATGCCCGGCGACGCCTTCGGCGACTCCCGCGACGACTGGCTCCGTTTCGCGCTGGTGACGCCGCGGGCCGACGAGGCGGCCGAACGGCTGGCCGAGTATTTCTCCTGA
- a CDS encoding CinA family protein yields MAIEERIGEVLADRGEYVATAESCTGGLIGSLLTDVPGSSDYFDRSVVTYTYDAKLEELGVPREILDDVGAVSEPVARQMARGVRDGAGVTWGVATTGIAGPTGGTDEKPVGTVYIGVAHAADWGTGDSWCAVERYVFDGSRTEIKRKTAEQALEDLLDATGRADPRDQ; encoded by the coding sequence ATGGCAATCGAGGAACGAATCGGCGAGGTACTCGCCGACCGCGGCGAATACGTGGCGACGGCCGAATCCTGCACGGGCGGCCTTATCGGCTCCCTTCTCACCGACGTCCCCGGTTCCAGTGACTACTTCGACCGCTCGGTGGTAACCTACACTTACGACGCCAAACTCGAAGAGCTGGGCGTGCCACGGGAGATACTCGATGACGTGGGCGCGGTCAGCGAACCCGTCGCCCGACAGATGGCCCGCGGGGTCCGGGACGGCGCCGGCGTGACGTGGGGGGTCGCTACCACGGGCATCGCCGGCCCCACGGGGGGTACCGACGAAAAGCCGGTCGGAACCGTCTATATCGGCGTCGCCCACGCGGCCGACTGGGGGACCGGCGACTCGTGGTGTGCGGTCGAACGCTACGTCTTCGACGGGTCTCGGACGGAAATCAAGCGGAAAACCGCCGAGCAGGCCCTCGAAGACCTCCTCGATGCGACCGGGCGAGCGGACCCGCGCGACCAGTAG
- a CDS encoding metal-dependent hydrolase yields MDKEGHVLNAILLGIGLGIIIEPSGTVDTLRAIVAVTIPVTLGALFPDVDTAFGKHRKTLHNIPVIAVFLAFPVVFGNLQYVWIGVLTHYVLDYLGSRRGIALFYPLSSSEYGFPSGVTTSSKYANAVTIVVTFVELAIAAAIVHVLPQYVDLSQYTAMLPV; encoded by the coding sequence ATGGACAAAGAGGGGCACGTACTCAACGCGATTCTGCTCGGCATCGGCCTCGGAATCATCATCGAACCGTCGGGGACCGTCGACACGCTTCGGGCCATCGTCGCGGTCACCATCCCGGTGACTCTCGGTGCGCTCTTCCCCGACGTCGACACAGCCTTCGGCAAGCACCGCAAGACGCTGCACAACATCCCCGTTATCGCCGTCTTCCTCGCGTTCCCGGTCGTCTTCGGGAACCTCCAGTACGTCTGGATCGGCGTCCTCACCCACTACGTGCTGGACTATCTGGGGAGCCGCCGGGGAATCGCGCTGTTCTACCCGCTTTCCAGCAGCGAATACGGCTTCCCATCGGGGGTCACCACTTCCAGCAAGTACGCCAACGCGGTCACTATCGTCGTGACGTTCGTCGAACTCGCCATCGCGGCGGCTATCGTTCACGTCCTGCCGCAGTACGTCGACCTGAGTCAGTACACGGCGATGCTGCCGGTCTGA
- a CDS encoding PHP domain-containing protein: protein MDEFRVDFHVKVLDETVAQRAKDRGLDALVYAPHFTRLPDIRARAERFSDDELLVVPAREVFTGDWRNRKHVLAVGLDEPVPDFISLEGAMAEFERQGAAVLAPHPEFATVSLEAHDLRAHGNNIDAIEVYNPKHWAHHNERARELAREFDKPVFGSSYAHLPKTVGEVWTTFDESFDTEAELVEALKTGVDRRVYHRDGFSHRARCLAEFGHLFYENTWEKVDRLFLSGTEPTHPDHIAYNGRFDGVSVY from the coding sequence ATGGACGAGTTCCGCGTGGATTTCCACGTGAAGGTACTCGACGAAACCGTCGCCCAGCGGGCCAAGGACCGCGGCCTCGACGCGCTCGTATACGCGCCGCATTTCACGCGCCTCCCCGACATCCGCGCTCGGGCCGAGCGGTTCTCCGACGACGAACTGCTCGTCGTCCCCGCCCGCGAAGTTTTCACCGGCGACTGGCGGAATCGCAAGCACGTCCTCGCGGTCGGCCTCGACGAACCGGTTCCCGATTTCATCTCACTGGAGGGCGCGATGGCCGAGTTCGAACGGCAGGGCGCGGCCGTCCTCGCACCGCATCCCGAGTTCGCCACCGTCAGCCTCGAAGCCCACGACCTGCGGGCCCACGGAAACAACATCGACGCCATCGAGGTCTACAACCCGAAACACTGGGCCCACCACAACGAACGCGCCCGGGAACTGGCCCGCGAATTCGATAAACCCGTCTTCGGTTCGTCGTATGCCCACCTCCCCAAGACCGTCGGCGAAGTCTGGACGACCTTCGACGAGTCGTTCGACACCGAGGCCGAACTGGTCGAGGCGCTCAAAACCGGCGTCGACCGCCGCGTCTACCACCGGGATGGTTTCAGCCACCGCGCTCGCTGTCTGGCCGAATTCGGCCACCTCTTCTACGAGAACACCTGGGAGAAGGTTGACCGCCTCTTCCTCTCGGGCACCGAACCCACCCACCCCGACCACATCGCCTATAATGGGCGATTTGACGGGGTTAGTGTTTACTAA
- a CDS encoding DUF7565 family protein, with translation MWECAIAGCDYDTGDIEELLVHQADAHDRHQCQICGTVVPDGYFAIRHVFSEHSRAEYLRNYDADTDDIRVRERVLREIESEADIEAVVDRIGGNAGA, from the coding sequence ATGTGGGAATGTGCTATCGCGGGGTGCGACTACGACACGGGGGACATCGAGGAGCTGCTCGTCCATCAGGCCGATGCCCACGATAGACACCAGTGTCAGATCTGCGGGACTGTCGTGCCGGACGGCTACTTCGCCATCCGACACGTCTTTTCGGAACACTCCCGGGCGGAGTACCTCCGCAACTACGACGCGGATACCGACGACATCCGTGTCCGCGAGCGAGTCCTGAGGGAAATCGAGTCCGAGGCGGATATCGAGGCGGTCGTCGACCGTATCGGCGGCAACGCGGGCGCCTGA
- a CDS encoding transcription elongation factor Spt5 — protein sequence MGIFAVKTTASQEQTVADMIISREEDDIHAALAPDSLTSYVMVEAEGSAAIDRALEDIPHARNLVPGESSMAEVEHFLSPKPDVEGIAEGDIVELIAGPFKGEKAQVQRIDEGKDQVTVELYEATVPIPVTVRGDQIRVLDSEER from the coding sequence ATGGGCATCTTCGCCGTCAAGACCACCGCGAGCCAGGAACAGACCGTCGCTGACATGATTATCAGCCGCGAGGAAGACGACATTCACGCCGCCTTGGCACCCGACTCGCTGACCAGTTACGTGATGGTCGAAGCCGAGGGCAGCGCCGCCATCGACCGCGCACTCGAGGACATTCCTCACGCGCGGAACCTCGTTCCCGGCGAGTCCTCGATGGCTGAAGTCGAGCACTTCCTCAGCCCCAAACCGGACGTCGAGGGCATCGCGGAAGGCGACATCGTCGAACTCATCGCCGGGCCGTTCAAAGGCGAGAAAGCGCAGGTCCAGCGTATCGACGAGGGCAAAGACCAGGTCACCGTCGAACTCTACGAGGCGACGGTTCCGATTCCGGTCACGGTCCGTGGCGACCAGATTCGGGTTCTCGACTCCGAAGAGCGCTAA
- a CDS encoding protein translocase SEC61 complex subunit gamma, producing the protein MDTPTDLTSYVRVLKLASTPSWDEFSKVSLVAGLGIVLVGLMGFVIFAIMTFIPGGP; encoded by the coding sequence ATGGATACGCCGACCGACCTCACGTCCTACGTTCGCGTGCTCAAACTGGCGAGTACGCCCTCATGGGACGAGTTCTCGAAGGTCTCGCTGGTCGCCGGACTCGGCATCGTCCTCGTGGGACTCATGGGCTTCGTCATCTTCGCGATTATGACGTTCATCCCGGGGGGTCCGTGA
- the ftsZ gene encoding cell division protein FtsZ: MDSIIEDAIDEAEEDGDSEAPASAANGNATDGGTAADQDVKGSGTMTDEELAEVVKDLETKITVVGCGGAGGNTVTRMAEAGIHGAKLVAANTDAQHLATEVEADEKILIGRQRTGGRGAGSVPKIGEEAAQENIDDINQSIDDSDMVFVTAGLGGGTGTGSAPVVAQAAQDAGALTIAIVTIPFTAEGERRRANADAGLERLRAVADTVIVIPNDRLLDYAPNMPLQDAFKICDRVLMRSVKGMTELITKPGLVNVDFADVKTIMENGGVAMIGLGESDSENKAQDSIRSALRSPLLDVEFDGANSALVNVVGGPDMSIEEAEGVVEEIYDRIDPDARIIWGASVNPEFDGKMETMIVVTGVESPQIYGKSEAEQERAVQDGGDNIDYVE, encoded by the coding sequence ATGGACTCGATTATCGAGGACGCTATCGACGAAGCTGAAGAGGATGGGGACAGCGAGGCGCCAGCGTCCGCGGCGAACGGCAACGCCACAGACGGCGGCACCGCCGCCGACCAGGACGTAAAAGGGTCAGGCACCATGACCGACGAGGAACTCGCCGAGGTCGTCAAAGATCTCGAGACGAAAATCACCGTCGTCGGCTGTGGCGGCGCCGGCGGCAACACCGTCACCCGGATGGCCGAGGCCGGCATCCACGGGGCGAAACTCGTCGCCGCGAACACCGACGCCCAGCACCTCGCAACCGAGGTCGAAGCCGACGAGAAGATCCTCATCGGCCGCCAGCGAACCGGCGGCCGTGGGGCCGGCTCCGTCCCGAAAATCGGCGAGGAGGCTGCCCAGGAGAATATCGACGACATCAATCAGTCCATCGACGACTCCGATATGGTCTTCGTCACCGCCGGCCTCGGCGGTGGCACCGGCACCGGTTCCGCGCCCGTCGTCGCCCAGGCCGCACAGGACGCCGGTGCGCTAACCATCGCCATCGTGACGATTCCGTTTACCGCCGAAGGCGAACGTCGCCGCGCCAACGCCGACGCGGGCCTCGAACGCCTCCGTGCGGTCGCCGACACCGTCATCGTCATCCCGAACGACCGCCTACTGGATTACGCGCCGAACATGCCCCTGCAGGACGCCTTCAAGATCTGTGACCGCGTCCTGATGCGCTCGGTCAAGGGCATGACCGAACTGATTACCAAGCCCGGGCTGGTCAACGTCGACTTCGCCGACGTGAAGACCATCATGGAGAACGGCGGCGTCGCCATGATCGGTCTCGGCGAGAGCGATTCGGAGAACAAGGCCCAGGACTCGATTCGCTCCGCGCTCCGCTCGCCGCTGCTCGACGTCGAGTTCGACGGCGCCAACAGCGCGCTCGTCAACGTCGTCGGCGGCCCCGACATGTCCATCGAGGAAGCCGAGGGCGTCGTCGAGGAAATCTACGACCGCATCGACCCCGACGCCCGCATCATCTGGGGTGCCTCGGTCAACCCCGAGTTCGACGGCAAGATGGAGACGATGATCGTCGTCACCGGCGTCGAGAGCCCGCAGATTTACGGCAAGAGCGAGGCCGAGCAGGAACGCGCCGTACAGGACGGCGGCGACAATATCGACTACGTCGAATAA
- a CDS encoding D-aminoacyl-tRNA deacylase, whose protein sequence is MLAIVVSRADEASEHIGDHLLDIAFWTEHEDESRSDENGGGRYYRTDGAELRTFEDLHIHLDGVAATFDEPDMLVFASRHAGDTGSLLTAHATGNFGPAEYGGYAGSLARAAPNALSAVREAFEEHAPESYDAGIECTHHGPSSVGCPSLFVELGSGEDQWRDADGAEAVARAILDLCEVDPGTDRAVIGFGGNHYAPRFDRVLTETDWGVGHIAANWGLEEMGDPHEARAVVAKAFQASGADHALVDGDYPELEAVIEDLGFETVSETWLRETTDVPLDLVAQLERDLAPVDDGLRFGDPAEGYEGGFYVDDLPTDLLDEANGVDREAVFDAVSAHALAYETAEGGSLASGPVALPEAATYRALIDELAAVLESKYDTVTVEDDAVVARREAFDPELAREAGIEEGPAFGRLSAGECVEIDGETVTPDDVRRAREQRFPF, encoded by the coding sequence ATGCTCGCTATCGTCGTTTCTCGGGCCGACGAGGCCTCCGAACACATCGGCGACCATCTGCTGGATATCGCTTTCTGGACCGAACACGAGGATGAGAGCCGCTCTGACGAGAACGGTGGCGGCCGATACTATCGGACGGATGGCGCGGAGTTGCGGACCTTCGAGGACCTACATATCCATCTCGACGGCGTCGCAGCCACCTTCGACGAACCCGACATGCTCGTTTTCGCCTCACGGCATGCGGGCGATACCGGTTCCCTCCTGACCGCCCACGCGACGGGGAACTTCGGCCCCGCCGAATACGGCGGTTACGCCGGGTCACTCGCGCGTGCCGCGCCGAACGCGCTATCCGCCGTCCGCGAAGCCTTCGAAGAACACGCACCCGAGAGCTACGACGCCGGTATCGAGTGTACCCACCACGGACCGAGCAGCGTCGGCTGTCCCTCACTATTCGTCGAACTGGGCAGCGGTGAGGACCAATGGCGAGACGCCGATGGAGCGGAAGCCGTCGCACGCGCGATATTGGACCTCTGTGAAGTCGACCCCGGGACCGACCGCGCGGTTATCGGCTTCGGCGGCAACCACTACGCGCCCCGCTTCGACCGCGTGTTGACCGAAACCGACTGGGGCGTCGGCCACATCGCCGCGAACTGGGGCCTCGAAGAGATGGGCGACCCCCACGAGGCCCGGGCCGTCGTCGCCAAGGCGTTTCAGGCGAGCGGCGCCGACCACGCCCTCGTCGACGGCGACTACCCCGAACTCGAAGCCGTCATCGAGGACCTCGGCTTCGAGACCGTCTCGGAGACGTGGCTTCGGGAGACGACGGACGTACCGCTGGACCTCGTCGCGCAACTGGAGCGTGACCTAGCGCCGGTAGACGACGGGCTTCGGTTCGGCGACCCCGCCGAGGGATACGAGGGTGGCTTCTACGTCGACGACCTGCCGACGGACCTGCTCGACGAGGCGAACGGGGTCGACCGCGAGGCCGTATTCGATGCCGTGTCCGCACACGCCCTCGCCTACGAGACTGCGGAGGGTGGCTCACTCGCGTCGGGACCCGTCGCACTCCCCGAGGCTGCCACCTACCGAGCGCTCATCGACGAACTAGCGGCCGTTCTCGAATCGAAATACGACACCGTCACTGTCGAGGACGACGCGGTCGTCGCCCGGCGCGAAGCCTTCGACCCCGAACTCGCACGCGAGGCCGGAATCGAGGAGGGACCGGCCTTCGGTCGCCTCTCGGCTGGAGAGTGCGTCGAAATCGACGGCGAGACGGTCACGCCGGACGACGTTCGTCGCGCGCGCGAGCAGCGCTTCCCGTTCTGA